The following coding sequences lie in one Manis pentadactyla isolate mManPen7 chromosome 19, mManPen7.hap1, whole genome shotgun sequence genomic window:
- the MSTO1 gene encoding protein misato homolog 1 isoform X2: MAGGAREVLTLQLGHFAGFVGAHWWNQQDAAVCGPTDAKESPGELCPDVLYRTGRTLHGQETYTPRLILMDLKGSLSSLKQEGGPYRDRQLDAAIAWQGKLTTHKEELYPKNPYLQDYLSAEGVLSSDGLWRVKSIPSGKGPPPLTAATTPKPHIPTDGSIRVWSDFLRVHLHPRSICMIQKYNHDGEAGRLEAFGQGESVLKEPRYLEELEDRLHFYVEECDYLQGFQILCDLHDGFSGVGAKATELLQDEYLGRGIITWGLLPGPYSLGEPQKNAYRLLNTAFGLVHLSAHSTLVCPLSLGGSLGLRPQPPVSFPHLHYDATLPFHCSAILATALDTITVPYRLRSSPVSMVHLADTLNFSGKKVVVAAAAIPFPLVSSQSLPDTLVQLGGATPWTPLSACGDPSDTRCFAQSVVLRGVDKAHHASQLIPGTPLPSPLHAGTTGEDVLAQYLQQQQPRARSSSHVLLTPCKVAPPYPDLFSSSLSQQGLVLDGPPTGAVESIPVLGALCSSSSLNQTLGDLARELARLDLRRWASFMDAGVEQDDLQETLQELHNLAQCYQGGDNLMD; this comes from the exons ATGGCGGGCGGGGCTCGGGAGGTGCTCACGCTGCAGTTGGGCCATTTTGCGGGTTTCGTAGGAGCGCACTGGTGGAACCAGCAG GATGCTGCGGTGTGCGGTCCGACCGACGCCAAGGAGTCGCCAGGAGAGCTGTGCCCGGACGTCCTGTACCGGACCGGCCGGACGTTGCACGGCCAGGAAACCTACACGCCGAGACTCATCCTCATGGATCTGAAGG GTAGTCTGAGCTCCCTAAAACAAGAAGGTGGACCCTACAGGGACAGACAACTAGATGCCGCGATAGCATG GCAGGGAAAGCTCACCACACACAAAGAGGAGCTCTATCCCAAGAACCCTTATCTCCAGGACTATCTGAGCGCAGAG GGAGTGCTAAGTAGTGATGGTCTCTGGAGAGTCAAATCCATTCCCAGTGGCAAAG GTCCTCCACCACTCACCGCTGCCACAACTCCAAAACCACATATCCCCACAGACGGCAGCATCAGAGTCTGGTCAGACTTCCTCAGAGTCCATCTCCACCCCCGGAGCATCTGTATGATTCAGAAGTATAACCATGACGG GGAAGCAGGTCGCCTGGAGGCGTTTGGCCAAGGGGAGAGCGTCCTGAAGGAGCCCAGGTACCTGGAGGAGCTGGAGGACAGGCTGCACTTCTACGTGGAGGAATGTGACTACCTGCAG GGCTTCCAGATCCTGTGTGACCTGCATGACGGCTTCTCTGGGGTAGGCGCTAAGGCCACAGAGTTGCTGCAAGACGAGTATTTAGGGCGGGGAATAATAACCTGGGGCCTGCTCCCTGGCCCCTACAGTCTTGGG GAGCCCCAGAAAAACGCCTATCGGCTGTTAAACACCGCGTTCGGTCTGGTGCACCTGTCTGCTCACAGCACTCTGGTGTGCCCCTTATCCTTGGGGGGCAGTCTGGGGCTGCGACCTCAGCCACCTGTCAGCTTCCCTCACCTGCATTACGAC GCCACCCTGCCCTTCCACTGTAGTGCCATCCTGGCTACAGCCCTGGACACAATCACGGTTCCGTACCGCCTGCGTTCCTCGCCAGTTTCCATGGTTCATCTGGCTGATACGCTGAACTTCTCTGGGAAAAAG GTGGTGGTGGCGGCAGCAGCTATTCCCTTCCCCTTGGTTTCAAGCCAGTCCCTTCCTGATACCCTGGTGCAGCTTGGAGGAGCCACACCGTGGACCCCACTGTCTGCATGTGGGGACCCTTCTGACACACGCTGCTTTGCCCAGTCAGTGGTGCTGAGGGGTGTAGACAAAGCACACCATGCCAG TCAGCTCATCCCAGGGACacctctgccctctcccctccatGCGGGCACCACTGGGGAAGACGTCTTGGCGCAGTACCTACAGCAGCAGCAGCCTAGAGCCAGGAG TTCTTCCCATGTGCTGCTGACTCCCTGCAAGGTGGCTCCTCCTTACCCTGACCTCTTCTCCTCAAGCCTCAGCCAGCAAGGGCTGGTTCTAGATGGTCCCCCAACTGGGGCAG TGGAAAGCATCCCAGTGCTTGGGGCCCTCTGCTCCTCCTCATCCTTGAACCAGACCCTGGGAGACTTAGCCAGGGAGCTCGCCAGACTTGACCTGCGGCGGTGGGCCAGCTTCATGGATGCCGGAGTGGAACAGGATGACCTACAGGAGACGCTGCAGGAGCTGCACAATCTGGCTCAGTGCTACCAGGGCGGTGACAACCTCATGGACTAA
- the MSTO1 gene encoding protein misato homolog 1 isoform X3 yields MAGGAREVLTLQLGHFAGFVGAHWWNQQDAAVCGPTDAKESPGELCPDVLYRTGRTLHGQETYTPRLILMDLKGSLSSLKQEGGPYRDRQLDAAIAWQGKLTTHKEELYPKNPYLQDYLSAEGVLSSDGLWRVKSIPSGKGPPPLTAATTPKPHIPTDGSIRVWSDFLRVHLHPRSICMIQKYNHDGEAGRLEAFGQGESVLKEPRYLEELEDRLHFYVEECDYLQGFQILCDLHDGFSGVGAKATELLQDEYLGRGIITWGLLPGPYSLGEPQKNAYRLLNTAFGLVHLSAHSTLVCPLSLGGSLGLRPQPPVSFPHLHYDATLPFHCSAILATALDTITVPYRLRSSPVSMVHLADTLNFSGKKVVVAAAAIPFPLVSSQSLPDTLVQLGGATPWTPLSACGDPSDTRCFAQSVVLRGVDKAHHASQLIPGTPLPSPLHAGTTGEDVLAQYLQQQQPRARSSGKHPSAWGPLLLLILEPDPGRLSQGARQT; encoded by the exons ATGGCGGGCGGGGCTCGGGAGGTGCTCACGCTGCAGTTGGGCCATTTTGCGGGTTTCGTAGGAGCGCACTGGTGGAACCAGCAG GATGCTGCGGTGTGCGGTCCGACCGACGCCAAGGAGTCGCCAGGAGAGCTGTGCCCGGACGTCCTGTACCGGACCGGCCGGACGTTGCACGGCCAGGAAACCTACACGCCGAGACTCATCCTCATGGATCTGAAGG GTAGTCTGAGCTCCCTAAAACAAGAAGGTGGACCCTACAGGGACAGACAACTAGATGCCGCGATAGCATG GCAGGGAAAGCTCACCACACACAAAGAGGAGCTCTATCCCAAGAACCCTTATCTCCAGGACTATCTGAGCGCAGAG GGAGTGCTAAGTAGTGATGGTCTCTGGAGAGTCAAATCCATTCCCAGTGGCAAAG GTCCTCCACCACTCACCGCTGCCACAACTCCAAAACCACATATCCCCACAGACGGCAGCATCAGAGTCTGGTCAGACTTCCTCAGAGTCCATCTCCACCCCCGGAGCATCTGTATGATTCAGAAGTATAACCATGACGG GGAAGCAGGTCGCCTGGAGGCGTTTGGCCAAGGGGAGAGCGTCCTGAAGGAGCCCAGGTACCTGGAGGAGCTGGAGGACAGGCTGCACTTCTACGTGGAGGAATGTGACTACCTGCAG GGCTTCCAGATCCTGTGTGACCTGCATGACGGCTTCTCTGGGGTAGGCGCTAAGGCCACAGAGTTGCTGCAAGACGAGTATTTAGGGCGGGGAATAATAACCTGGGGCCTGCTCCCTGGCCCCTACAGTCTTGGG GAGCCCCAGAAAAACGCCTATCGGCTGTTAAACACCGCGTTCGGTCTGGTGCACCTGTCTGCTCACAGCACTCTGGTGTGCCCCTTATCCTTGGGGGGCAGTCTGGGGCTGCGACCTCAGCCACCTGTCAGCTTCCCTCACCTGCATTACGAC GCCACCCTGCCCTTCCACTGTAGTGCCATCCTGGCTACAGCCCTGGACACAATCACGGTTCCGTACCGCCTGCGTTCCTCGCCAGTTTCCATGGTTCATCTGGCTGATACGCTGAACTTCTCTGGGAAAAAG GTGGTGGTGGCGGCAGCAGCTATTCCCTTCCCCTTGGTTTCAAGCCAGTCCCTTCCTGATACCCTGGTGCAGCTTGGAGGAGCCACACCGTGGACCCCACTGTCTGCATGTGGGGACCCTTCTGACACACGCTGCTTTGCCCAGTCAGTGGTGCTGAGGGGTGTAGACAAAGCACACCATGCCAG TCAGCTCATCCCAGGGACacctctgccctctcccctccatGCGGGCACCACTGGGGAAGACGTCTTGGCGCAGTACCTACAGCAGCAGCAGCCTAGAGCCAGGAG CAGTGGAAAGCATCCCAGTGCTTGGGGCCCTCTGCTCCTCCTCATCCTTGAACCAGACCCTGGGAGACTTAGCCAGGGAGCTCGCCAGACTTGA
- the MSTO1 gene encoding protein misato homolog 1 isoform X1 encodes MAGGAREVLTLQLGHFAGFVGAHWWNQQDAAVCGPTDAKESPGELCPDVLYRTGRTLHGQETYTPRLILMDLKGSLSSLKQEGGPYRDRQLDAAIAWQGKLTTHKEELYPKNPYLQDYLSAEGVLSSDGLWRVKSIPSGKGPPPLTAATTPKPHIPTDGSIRVWSDFLRVHLHPRSICMIQKYNHDGEAGRLEAFGQGESVLKEPRYLEELEDRLHFYVEECDYLQGFQILCDLHDGFSGVGAKATELLQDEYLGRGIITWGLLPGPYSLGEPQKNAYRLLNTAFGLVHLSAHSTLVCPLSLGGSLGLRPQPPVSFPHLHYDATLPFHCSAILATALDTITVPYRLRSSPVSMVHLADTLNFSGKKVVVAAAAIPFPLVSSQSLPDTLVQLGGATPWTPLSACGDPSDTRCFAQSVVLRGVDKAHHASQLIPGTPLPSPLHAGTTGEDVLAQYLQQQQPRARSSSHVLLTPCKVAPPYPDLFSSSLSQQGLVLDGPPTGAAVESIPVLGALCSSSSLNQTLGDLARELARLDLRRWASFMDAGVEQDDLQETLQELHNLAQCYQGGDNLMD; translated from the exons ATGGCGGGCGGGGCTCGGGAGGTGCTCACGCTGCAGTTGGGCCATTTTGCGGGTTTCGTAGGAGCGCACTGGTGGAACCAGCAG GATGCTGCGGTGTGCGGTCCGACCGACGCCAAGGAGTCGCCAGGAGAGCTGTGCCCGGACGTCCTGTACCGGACCGGCCGGACGTTGCACGGCCAGGAAACCTACACGCCGAGACTCATCCTCATGGATCTGAAGG GTAGTCTGAGCTCCCTAAAACAAGAAGGTGGACCCTACAGGGACAGACAACTAGATGCCGCGATAGCATG GCAGGGAAAGCTCACCACACACAAAGAGGAGCTCTATCCCAAGAACCCTTATCTCCAGGACTATCTGAGCGCAGAG GGAGTGCTAAGTAGTGATGGTCTCTGGAGAGTCAAATCCATTCCCAGTGGCAAAG GTCCTCCACCACTCACCGCTGCCACAACTCCAAAACCACATATCCCCACAGACGGCAGCATCAGAGTCTGGTCAGACTTCCTCAGAGTCCATCTCCACCCCCGGAGCATCTGTATGATTCAGAAGTATAACCATGACGG GGAAGCAGGTCGCCTGGAGGCGTTTGGCCAAGGGGAGAGCGTCCTGAAGGAGCCCAGGTACCTGGAGGAGCTGGAGGACAGGCTGCACTTCTACGTGGAGGAATGTGACTACCTGCAG GGCTTCCAGATCCTGTGTGACCTGCATGACGGCTTCTCTGGGGTAGGCGCTAAGGCCACAGAGTTGCTGCAAGACGAGTATTTAGGGCGGGGAATAATAACCTGGGGCCTGCTCCCTGGCCCCTACAGTCTTGGG GAGCCCCAGAAAAACGCCTATCGGCTGTTAAACACCGCGTTCGGTCTGGTGCACCTGTCTGCTCACAGCACTCTGGTGTGCCCCTTATCCTTGGGGGGCAGTCTGGGGCTGCGACCTCAGCCACCTGTCAGCTTCCCTCACCTGCATTACGAC GCCACCCTGCCCTTCCACTGTAGTGCCATCCTGGCTACAGCCCTGGACACAATCACGGTTCCGTACCGCCTGCGTTCCTCGCCAGTTTCCATGGTTCATCTGGCTGATACGCTGAACTTCTCTGGGAAAAAG GTGGTGGTGGCGGCAGCAGCTATTCCCTTCCCCTTGGTTTCAAGCCAGTCCCTTCCTGATACCCTGGTGCAGCTTGGAGGAGCCACACCGTGGACCCCACTGTCTGCATGTGGGGACCCTTCTGACACACGCTGCTTTGCCCAGTCAGTGGTGCTGAGGGGTGTAGACAAAGCACACCATGCCAG TCAGCTCATCCCAGGGACacctctgccctctcccctccatGCGGGCACCACTGGGGAAGACGTCTTGGCGCAGTACCTACAGCAGCAGCAGCCTAGAGCCAGGAG TTCTTCCCATGTGCTGCTGACTCCCTGCAAGGTGGCTCCTCCTTACCCTGACCTCTTCTCCTCAAGCCTCAGCCAGCAAGGGCTGGTTCTAGATGGTCCCCCAACTGGGGCAG CAGTGGAAAGCATCCCAGTGCTTGGGGCCCTCTGCTCCTCCTCATCCTTGAACCAGACCCTGGGAGACTTAGCCAGGGAGCTCGCCAGACTTGACCTGCGGCGGTGGGCCAGCTTCATGGATGCCGGAGTGGAACAGGATGACCTACAGGAGACGCTGCAGGAGCTGCACAATCTGGCTCAGTGCTACCAGGGCGGTGACAACCTCATGGACTAA
- the MSTO1 gene encoding protein misato homolog 1 isoform X4 has translation MAGGAREVLTLQLGHFAGFVGAHWWNQQDAAVCGPTDAKESPGELCPDVLYRTGRTLHGQETYTPRLILMDLKGSLSSLKQEGGPYRDRQLDAAIAWQGKLTTHKEELYPKNPYLQDYLSAEGVLSSDGLWRVKSIPSGKGPPPLTAATTPKPHIPTDGSIRVWSDFLRVHLHPRSICMIQKYNHDGEAGRLEAFGQGESVLKEPRYLEELEDRLHFYVEECDYLQGFQILCDLHDGFSGVGAKATELLQDEYLGRGIITWGLLPGPYSLGEPQKNAYRLLNTAFGLVHLSAHSTLVCPLSLGGSLGLRPQPPVSFPHLHYDATLPFHCSAILATALDTITVPYRLRSSPVSMVHLADTLNFSGKKVVVAAAAIPFPLVSSQSLPDTLVQLGGATPWTPLSACGDPSDTRCFAQSVVLRGVDKAHHASQLIPGTPLPSPLHAGTTGEDVLAQYLQQQQPRARSGKHPSAWGPLLLLILEPDPGRLSQGARQT, from the exons ATGGCGGGCGGGGCTCGGGAGGTGCTCACGCTGCAGTTGGGCCATTTTGCGGGTTTCGTAGGAGCGCACTGGTGGAACCAGCAG GATGCTGCGGTGTGCGGTCCGACCGACGCCAAGGAGTCGCCAGGAGAGCTGTGCCCGGACGTCCTGTACCGGACCGGCCGGACGTTGCACGGCCAGGAAACCTACACGCCGAGACTCATCCTCATGGATCTGAAGG GTAGTCTGAGCTCCCTAAAACAAGAAGGTGGACCCTACAGGGACAGACAACTAGATGCCGCGATAGCATG GCAGGGAAAGCTCACCACACACAAAGAGGAGCTCTATCCCAAGAACCCTTATCTCCAGGACTATCTGAGCGCAGAG GGAGTGCTAAGTAGTGATGGTCTCTGGAGAGTCAAATCCATTCCCAGTGGCAAAG GTCCTCCACCACTCACCGCTGCCACAACTCCAAAACCACATATCCCCACAGACGGCAGCATCAGAGTCTGGTCAGACTTCCTCAGAGTCCATCTCCACCCCCGGAGCATCTGTATGATTCAGAAGTATAACCATGACGG GGAAGCAGGTCGCCTGGAGGCGTTTGGCCAAGGGGAGAGCGTCCTGAAGGAGCCCAGGTACCTGGAGGAGCTGGAGGACAGGCTGCACTTCTACGTGGAGGAATGTGACTACCTGCAG GGCTTCCAGATCCTGTGTGACCTGCATGACGGCTTCTCTGGGGTAGGCGCTAAGGCCACAGAGTTGCTGCAAGACGAGTATTTAGGGCGGGGAATAATAACCTGGGGCCTGCTCCCTGGCCCCTACAGTCTTGGG GAGCCCCAGAAAAACGCCTATCGGCTGTTAAACACCGCGTTCGGTCTGGTGCACCTGTCTGCTCACAGCACTCTGGTGTGCCCCTTATCCTTGGGGGGCAGTCTGGGGCTGCGACCTCAGCCACCTGTCAGCTTCCCTCACCTGCATTACGAC GCCACCCTGCCCTTCCACTGTAGTGCCATCCTGGCTACAGCCCTGGACACAATCACGGTTCCGTACCGCCTGCGTTCCTCGCCAGTTTCCATGGTTCATCTGGCTGATACGCTGAACTTCTCTGGGAAAAAG GTGGTGGTGGCGGCAGCAGCTATTCCCTTCCCCTTGGTTTCAAGCCAGTCCCTTCCTGATACCCTGGTGCAGCTTGGAGGAGCCACACCGTGGACCCCACTGTCTGCATGTGGGGACCCTTCTGACACACGCTGCTTTGCCCAGTCAGTGGTGCTGAGGGGTGTAGACAAAGCACACCATGCCAG TCAGCTCATCCCAGGGACacctctgccctctcccctccatGCGGGCACCACTGGGGAAGACGTCTTGGCGCAGTACCTACAGCAGCAGCAGCCTAGAGCCAGGAG TGGAAAGCATCCCAGTGCTTGGGGCCCTCTGCTCCTCCTCATCCTTGAACCAGACCCTGGGAGACTTAGCCAGGGAGCTCGCCAGACTTGA